The Myxococcales bacterium genome has a segment encoding these proteins:
- a CDS encoding NAD(P)-dependent glycerol-3-phosphate dehydrogenase, whose amino-acid sequence MSIPVGVIGGGSFGTCLAILCEGYGDVTLWTRSQATADAINRDHRNPHYLSDTTIPAGVRATSDLAEAVAKKELVICAVPSHAVREVMGQAAPHLAQGAILLSAVKGIEFDTGMTMNQVLRDVLPASHHARIACLSGPSFAAEIANHKPTVVTIACQDETYAISVQATLSCPWFRCYTSTDVMGVELGGSLKNVIAIAVGMGDGQNQGHNSRAAIMTRGLAEITRLGIRLGADPTTFLGLSGMGDLILTCTGDLSRNRRVGLALGQGRGLDEILEEMGEVAEGVNTTRAVCKLADRLNVDMPMAQLVREVLDRERTPLEAGKSLMMRQLKSEFG is encoded by the coding sequence ATGTCGATACCGGTAGGCGTGATCGGCGGCGGAAGCTTCGGCACCTGCCTCGCCATCCTCTGCGAAGGCTACGGCGACGTCACGCTTTGGACGCGCAGCCAGGCCACCGCAGATGCGATCAATCGTGACCACCGGAACCCTCACTATCTCAGCGACACCACCATTCCAGCGGGCGTTCGCGCGACCAGCGATCTGGCCGAAGCCGTCGCAAAAAAGGAACTGGTGATCTGTGCGGTGCCGAGTCACGCCGTACGCGAAGTCATGGGGCAAGCGGCCCCACACCTTGCACAGGGGGCGATTCTGCTTTCCGCCGTCAAGGGAATCGAGTTCGATACGGGCATGACGATGAACCAGGTTCTGCGCGACGTATTGCCCGCATCACATCACGCGCGAATCGCCTGTTTGTCGGGTCCGTCGTTTGCGGCGGAGATCGCCAATCACAAGCCCACGGTGGTCACCATTGCCTGTCAGGACGAGACGTACGCAATTTCCGTACAAGCGACTCTCTCTTGTCCCTGGTTTCGTTGCTACACGAGCACGGATGTCATGGGAGTCGAACTCGGTGGATCGCTCAAGAATGTAATTGCAATCGCGGTCGGGATGGGAGACGGGCAAAACCAGGGACACAACTCGAGAGCTGCGATCATGACCCGGGGACTCGCCGAAATCACCCGGCTGGGAATCCGATTGGGGGCAGACCCCACCACATTCCTCGGACTCTCGGGAATGGGTGATCTGATTCTGACCTGCACCGGGGATCTGTCACGCAATCGCCGGGTTGGACTCGCGCTCGGTCAGGGTCGTGGGCTCGACGAAATCCTGGAAGAGATGGGCGAAGTTGCAGAAGGCGTAAATACAACCCGCGCTGTTTGCAAACTCGCAGATCGGCTCAACGTGGACATGCCGATGGCCCAGCTGGTGCGCGAAGTATTGGATAGGGAACGGACGCCCCTGGAGGCGGGGAAGTCGTTGATGATGCGACAGCTCAAGAGTGAGTTTGGGTAG
- the ndhC gene encoding NADH-quinone oxidoreductase subunit A, whose protein sequence is MKGVLMLVEYLGLIGLLAVGLGTVFFLYTLASGLRKRRARAAGLDGSALDPVSEEPGIPVGRSTARYFFIAIVGLMLHAGSFYFYLWGATIRKAGLTGLMVMLGFGMCLMMGVFYAWARGAVSYATESEDEAQIDSAKPST, encoded by the coding sequence GTGAAGGGGGTGCTCATGCTTGTCGAATACCTGGGTCTGATTGGACTGTTGGCGGTTGGGCTCGGCACGGTGTTTTTTCTTTACACCCTTGCGAGTGGCCTTCGCAAAAGGCGCGCCCGAGCAGCGGGCTTGGACGGTTCCGCCCTCGATCCCGTAAGCGAGGAACCCGGTATCCCAGTCGGCCGCTCGACCGCGCGTTACTTCTTCATTGCAATCGTTGGGTTGATGCTCCACGCAGGGTCCTTCTACTTCTACTTGTGGGGAGCCACGATTCGCAAAGCCGGTCTCACGGGTCTGATGGTCATGCTCGGCTTTGGTATGTGTCTGATGATGGGTGTGTTCTATGCGTGGGCTCGGGGGGCGGTTTCCTACGCAACCGAATCCGAAGACGAAGCCCAGATCGATTCAGCAAAGCCGAGCACGTAA
- a CDS encoding NADH-quinone oxidoreductase subunit H: MLLGIGFKVILIATVLLGVLVPARVRMLVGRSAQPAFQGGPFSSHAVIGLIGPLAHLLDLIAIEARVTAAARRNSNIAAAAVFVAPLSAFAVIPFGSRYSIGGHEIDLVVANLDWGIVWLLGAAMLSIYGSIGLVPNVGDRVRCGVVKISWAAGAGFALAALAMVFGSLNPTEIAIAQDQSFSIGKFSGSNALEVQRLLVPGWGMFLQPFSMLLYSVCALGVLQLTAADSSDEPGSRLTGAQYFLVRTSGHLDALLVASVIVALFLGGGALPYVSGSTIVEAIGAYLGTGFATLLCMVVHTSVFFAKVILVVAMIDPIRRRLIGLSFEASLKLCWKVVVPLSLLNLLVTANFLLARGASQ; encoded by the coding sequence ATGCTGTTGGGCATTGGGTTCAAGGTGATCCTGATCGCTACCGTGCTACTGGGAGTTCTGGTCCCGGCCCGAGTGCGGATGCTGGTCGGCCGCAGTGCCCAGCCAGCGTTTCAGGGCGGACCGTTTTCGAGCCATGCAGTCATTGGTTTGATTGGCCCCCTGGCTCATCTCCTCGATCTCATCGCGATCGAAGCGAGAGTGACTGCCGCCGCGAGAAGAAACTCGAACATCGCCGCCGCCGCGGTATTTGTCGCCCCCCTGTCGGCCTTCGCCGTGATTCCGTTTGGATCGCGTTATTCCATCGGCGGGCACGAGATTGATCTCGTCGTTGCGAATCTCGACTGGGGCATTGTCTGGTTGTTGGGCGCCGCAATGCTTTCAATTTACGGTTCGATCGGGCTGGTCCCCAATGTTGGAGATCGAGTGCGTTGCGGCGTGGTCAAAATCTCGTGGGCGGCCGGAGCCGGATTCGCCCTGGCCGCCCTCGCCATGGTGTTCGGCAGCCTGAACCCGACCGAGATCGCCATTGCCCAGGACCAGAGCTTTTCGATCGGCAAATTCTCTGGCTCCAACGCCCTCGAGGTCCAACGACTGCTGGTTCCGGGATGGGGAATGTTTCTTCAACCCTTTTCGATGCTTCTATACAGTGTCTGTGCCCTGGGTGTGTTGCAGCTGACGGCGGCCGATTCCTCCGATGAACCCGGGAGCCGTTTGACCGGAGCGCAATATTTTCTCGTCAGGACGTCGGGACATCTCGATGCGTTGTTGGTCGCGAGTGTCATCGTCGCTCTCTTTCTTGGAGGCGGTGCCCTGCCGTATGTCTCGGGAAGCACAATCGTAGAGGCAATCGGCGCCTACCTGGGCACCGGGTTCGCGACCTTGTTGTGCATGGTTGTCCATACTTCGGTGTTCTTCGCCAAAGTCATTCTGGTGGTCGCCATGATCGATCCCATTCGCAGGCGTTTGATCGGGCTTTCGTTCGAGGCGTCACTGAAATTGTGTTGGAAGGTCGTCGTCCCGCTGTCCCTGCTGAATCTTCTTGTGACGGCCAACTTTTTGCTAGCGCGCGGGGCATCGCAATGA
- a CDS encoding NADH-quinone oxidoreductase subunit J: MTWPPMIFSLLCVVILGAAVAGILSRRGTRTSVAWFLLSMSALAGVFILLSAHVIAIAQLLFCAGLGLVCFFAIDDSADSDVQPNTHNNWMPRSWHWLIITLGVAGVSLMWTFLSSLMPGNLAGTPQHAALLSARSFETVGHTVLVDQGVAVLCVGLLLFGALIGAGYLVRRGLE; encoded by the coding sequence ATGACCTGGCCGCCGATGATTTTTTCGCTGCTCTGCGTAGTGATCCTCGGGGCGGCAGTCGCCGGGATTCTTTCTCGGCGCGGGACACGAACCAGTGTCGCATGGTTTTTGCTCAGCATGAGTGCACTCGCGGGAGTCTTCATTCTGCTCAGTGCCCACGTGATTGCGATCGCGCAATTGCTCTTCTGCGCCGGACTCGGACTCGTCTGCTTCTTTGCGATTGACGATTCTGCGGACTCCGATGTCCAGCCGAACACCCACAACAACTGGATGCCCAGATCGTGGCATTGGCTCATCATCACGTTGGGTGTCGCGGGCGTGAGCCTGATGTGGACTTTTCTTTCCAGTCTCATGCCGGGCAACCTGGCTGGAACGCCGCAACACGCGGCGCTGCTCAGTGCGAGATCTTTCGAAACCGTTGGTCATACGGTGCTGGTCGACCAGGGGGTTGCAGTGCTCTGCGTTGGCCTGTTGTTGTTTGGCGCATTGATAGGGGCCGGTTACCTCGTGCGCAGAGGTCTCGAATAA
- the nuoK gene encoding NADH-quinone oxidoreductase subunit NuoK — MIDPNASIALSAALFGLGILGVFVHRSTISVLLSLQLMLAASVLAQVSFDHTVSSVGQAAGQGFGVLVLSVATAQVTVGLGLLIAARRERRTSQPQAAGSSPC; from the coding sequence ATGATCGATCCCAACGCATCGATCGCGCTTTCGGCCGCCCTCTTTGGTCTGGGAATTCTGGGGGTCTTTGTGCATCGCAGCACCATCTCGGTGCTCCTCAGTCTCCAGTTGATGCTCGCAGCATCGGTACTCGCACAGGTTTCATTCGACCACACCGTTTCCAGTGTCGGGCAGGCTGCGGGGCAGGGGTTCGGAGTGCTGGTTCTTTCCGTCGCAACCGCACAAGTCACCGTCGGCCTGGGCCTCTTGATCGCCGCGCGGCGCGAACGCAGGACAAGTCAGCCCCAAGCTGCGGGCAGCTCGCCATGCTGA
- a CDS encoding sulfatase-like hydrolase/transferase, protein MIILLEIASVALLAILVSRFAPDNLRGRILNVLKAWVTVRAFWLLLSHPVKLEDGEYVIAWKLIQQTLQNIDAGTFWLFVSMATGIKFVGILASMRRWIILLRGQGIQLPFKHIFGSFLIGRFIGTFLPSTAGLDGYKLYDASRFSGRTVETTAATFLEKVLGVTGIFLTYLVSLPFGVEILRVHLGDQTYTFAAISVALVGGIIGSLLTILFFPGLVQWVLENVPIPGKQRLEGIVLRLSNAAAAYRNQKMLVIQALFLSFVVHFTTAAMYFFTALAIGVASANFWEVTFGSSIQILATVLSPFTIAGEGIREAAQYLLLSERLGAGNAIVSAALGFWAAEALTLIGGVFWWIRPKDYTPSSCLVDGQQVDYAEAAKAAGSIETDEEKAKHDAVSGHALPPMGARIAHSAGLGLGGGILAGILIGLIETAVIAQGGFGEEAQVFWYGFLAYSTILGGLGMVGGAFLGVLPMDREDAQGWVPSLAMIATLVPFGLAITVFRLRRDVYLEQMPPTPVLLGVLAAGGAIALFFFFMGPRLFRGSIGRLAQPSGAFGALAVALVMGFITMLVAGPSGKADTHHGGIPAALANQPNVILIMVDTLRADHLSCYGGSLETPNICSLMEEGGSRFQGFSAASWTKPATASLLTSLLPSSHNAMSKPSTLSPDVELISEVLKERGYTTGGIASNINLAGSFGFDQGYDEYIYLGPDYLAGARESSSKLIIYSIVRAVWFKINKGLRFGDFYQDSNVVNETAFDWLERHAADRFFLFLHYMDPHDPYFEHEADGSYTGIAIARVSNQHPDESLAKEMHRLYNGEIEYLDRNVGHLLAQLKKLGLYDNSVIALVADHGEEFYEHGGWWHGLTLYDEQIHVPLLIKWAKGMPAAPASSLAEMARTIDVAPTLIAATGTRVPDAMQGIDLMSEGSSRSAKDLEVYSEEDHEGNVIWSLRTKTMKMIQANPGNPRGLEETELYDMSSDPHETKNLASSGFDSEMTTLASHAELQLKYALGEAVEAGGDVAMTKEDCLQLMNLGYVQSCDHIQ, encoded by the coding sequence ATGATTATTCTGCTCGAAATCGCGTCCGTCGCCCTGCTCGCCATTCTTGTCTCGCGTTTTGCGCCCGACAATCTGCGAGGGCGCATCCTCAACGTTTTGAAAGCATGGGTCACCGTTCGCGCGTTCTGGTTGCTCCTGTCTCACCCCGTGAAACTCGAAGACGGGGAATACGTCATTGCATGGAAGTTGATTCAGCAAACTCTCCAGAACATAGACGCGGGAACCTTCTGGTTGTTCGTTTCGATGGCGACGGGAATCAAGTTCGTCGGGATTCTGGCGTCGATGCGTCGCTGGATCATCCTGTTGCGCGGGCAGGGAATTCAACTTCCCTTCAAGCACATCTTTGGTTCGTTCTTGATTGGACGCTTCATCGGAACCTTCTTGCCCAGCACCGCGGGTCTCGATGGCTACAAACTCTATGACGCTTCGCGCTTCAGTGGTCGCACGGTCGAGACCACCGCGGCAACGTTCCTCGAGAAGGTTTTGGGCGTCACGGGAATCTTTCTGACATACCTCGTCTCTCTTCCGTTTGGTGTCGAGATTCTCCGCGTTCACCTTGGCGACCAGACCTATACCTTTGCGGCGATCTCCGTTGCCCTGGTCGGGGGCATCATCGGCAGCCTGCTCACCATTCTATTTTTCCCGGGTCTCGTGCAGTGGGTGCTCGAAAACGTGCCGATCCCCGGCAAGCAGCGACTCGAAGGCATCGTACTGCGACTTTCCAACGCAGCCGCGGCCTACCGGAACCAGAAGATGCTGGTCATCCAGGCCCTGTTTCTGAGCTTTGTCGTCCACTTCACGACCGCAGCGATGTACTTCTTTACCGCACTCGCGATCGGCGTAGCCAGCGCAAATTTCTGGGAGGTGACGTTCGGCTCATCGATCCAGATCCTCGCCACGGTGCTCAGCCCCTTTACCATTGCGGGAGAAGGAATTCGCGAAGCCGCGCAGTATTTGTTGCTGAGCGAGCGGCTGGGTGCGGGAAACGCAATCGTTTCGGCAGCCCTCGGGTTCTGGGCGGCGGAAGCCCTCACGCTGATCGGCGGCGTTTTCTGGTGGATCCGCCCGAAGGACTACACCCCCAGTTCCTGCCTGGTAGACGGCCAACAAGTCGATTACGCAGAAGCCGCCAAAGCAGCGGGCTCGATCGAAACCGACGAGGAGAAGGCCAAGCACGACGCCGTGTCGGGCCATGCACTTCCCCCGATGGGCGCGCGGATCGCGCACTCGGCCGGGCTGGGTCTCGGCGGCGGCATCCTCGCGGGCATCTTGATCGGCCTGATCGAAACGGCCGTGATCGCCCAGGGTGGTTTCGGCGAAGAAGCCCAGGTTTTCTGGTACGGATTCCTCGCCTACTCGACGATCCTTGGTGGATTGGGAATGGTGGGCGGCGCCTTCCTCGGCGTGCTGCCCATGGATCGCGAAGACGCCCAGGGTTGGGTGCCCAGTCTCGCGATGATTGCGACCCTGGTTCCCTTTGGTCTGGCCATCACCGTCTTCAGATTGCGCCGAGATGTCTACCTCGAACAAATGCCACCGACACCCGTTCTCCTGGGAGTGCTGGCCGCGGGAGGCGCCATCGCGCTCTTCTTCTTCTTCATGGGACCGCGGTTGTTCCGGGGCAGTATCGGACGCCTGGCACAACCGTCCGGCGCATTCGGCGCCCTCGCAGTCGCGTTGGTCATGGGCTTTATCACCATGTTGGTCGCGGGCCCGAGCGGCAAGGCGGACACGCACCACGGAGGCATTCCCGCTGCGCTGGCGAATCAGCCCAACGTGATCCTGATCATGGTCGACACCCTGCGCGCAGATCATCTCTCCTGTTATGGCGGAAGTCTCGAAACCCCGAACATCTGCAGCCTGATGGAAGAAGGCGGCAGCCGGTTCCAAGGCTTCTCTGCTGCGTCCTGGACCAAGCCCGCAACGGCATCGCTGCTTACGTCGCTGCTGCCCTCGAGCCACAATGCCATGTCGAAGCCCTCTACTTTGTCTCCCGACGTCGAGTTGATCTCGGAGGTACTCAAGGAGCGCGGCTACACCACGGGCGGGATCGCGAGCAACATCAACCTGGCCGGAAGCTTTGGCTTCGATCAGGGGTACGACGAGTACATCTACCTCGGGCCCGACTATCTCGCAGGAGCTCGGGAATCTTCGTCCAAGCTGATCATCTATTCGATCGTTCGGGCCGTCTGGTTCAAGATCAACAAGGGCCTGCGCTTCGGTGATTTCTACCAGGACAGCAACGTGGTCAACGAGACCGCTTTCGACTGGCTCGAACGCCACGCAGCGGATCGCTTCTTTCTATTCCTTCATTATATGGACCCCCACGATCCCTACTTCGAACACGAAGCCGATGGGAGCTACACGGGAATCGCGATTGCGCGGGTTTCGAATCAGCACCCGGACGAGAGCCTGGCCAAGGAGATGCACCGGCTCTACAACGGCGAAATCGAATATCTCGACCGCAACGTGGGTCACCTGCTTGCCCAACTCAAGAAACTAGGCCTGTACGACAATTCGGTAATCGCACTGGTCGCCGATCACGGCGAAGAGTTCTACGAGCACGGTGGATGGTGGCACGGGCTCACGTTGTACGACGAGCAAATCCATGTTCCGCTGCTGATTAAGTGGGCCAAGGGTATGCCGGCGGCCCCCGCCAGCAGCTTGGCCGAGATGGCTCGAACGATCGACGTGGCGCCGACGCTGATTGCCGCGACGGGGACCCGGGTGCCGGATGCAATGCAGGGCATCGACCTGATGAGCGAAGGTTCTTCACGCTCCGCCAAGGATCTCGAGGTGTACTCCGAAGAGGACCACGAGGGCAATGTGATCTGGAGCCTGCGGACCAAGACGATGAAAATGATCCAGGCGAACCCGGGCAATCCGCGCGGTCTCGAAGAGACGGAACTCTATGACATGAGTTCCGATCCTCATGAGACAAAGAATCTCGCGAGCTCGGGCTTCGACTCGGAGATGACCACGCTGGCCTCTCATGCTGAGTTGCAATTGAAATATGCTCTAGGAGAAGCGGTCGAAGCTGGCGGTGATGTCGCAATGACCAAAGAGGATTGTTTGCAGCTGATGAATCTTGGTTATGTGCAGAGTTGTGATCATATTCAGTAG
- a CDS encoding aryl-sulfate sulfotransferase, giving the protein MPSRFLLVVTLLVPLLQTAACEDGGTEPQAPQADETMSREELDQLRAIGYVSVVEEHNGATTLGVLQQSPDKEQAGLIYFTNAFGCSSQLMRPDGEVVHSWHHEPCYRWGNTVLLPSGDVLAIHREPADLDDQASVFESYHLLRVGWNGEVAWKRKLPVHHDMDVLPDGRIATLTYRHEIIEEIHPEIPVRNHYITLLDAEGNLLEEASLTKLLHSDLSVFTPQKIRPSDRDGFMEVDFLHSNAIEWMQSEELARRDPIYALSNLLVTFRHQDIVAIFNWAEKKIVWAWGQGEISGPHDGTLLPSGNILVFDNGLDRHWSRVVEVDPLRREIVWEYHAADRESLYTGTRGASQRLPNGNTLITNSKWGRVFEVTPEGETVWDFRNPITDTSGRPSVIVRTRRLPEIDTPAPPFPRTDTSGG; this is encoded by the coding sequence TTGCCCTCTCGCTTTTTGCTCGTCGTTACACTGCTTGTGCCATTGTTGCAGACCGCAGCCTGTGAGGACGGCGGGACAGAACCGCAGGCGCCGCAGGCCGACGAGACGATGAGTCGCGAAGAACTCGATCAACTTCGCGCGATTGGCTACGTGAGCGTCGTCGAGGAACACAATGGCGCGACGACCCTGGGTGTCTTGCAACAGTCACCCGACAAAGAGCAAGCGGGCCTGATCTACTTCACCAATGCCTTTGGCTGCTCTTCACAGTTGATGCGCCCAGACGGCGAGGTCGTCCACAGTTGGCACCATGAGCCCTGCTATCGCTGGGGAAACACGGTCCTGCTCCCCAGTGGCGATGTTTTGGCTATTCATCGAGAACCGGCAGATCTGGACGATCAAGCATCGGTCTTCGAGTCATATCATCTGCTTCGCGTGGGTTGGAACGGCGAGGTCGCCTGGAAACGCAAGCTCCCCGTGCATCACGACATGGACGTGCTGCCGGACGGTCGGATTGCAACACTCACCTATCGTCACGAGATCATCGAGGAGATCCACCCGGAGATCCCCGTTCGGAACCACTACATTACGCTGCTGGACGCCGAAGGAAATCTGCTCGAGGAAGCATCGCTCACGAAACTGCTCCATTCCGACCTCTCCGTCTTCACGCCCCAGAAGATCCGGCCTTCCGATCGAGACGGTTTCATGGAAGTCGATTTCCTGCACTCGAATGCCATCGAGTGGATGCAATCGGAGGAGCTCGCCCGCCGCGATCCGATCTACGCACTCTCAAATCTTCTCGTGACTTTCCGCCATCAAGACATCGTCGCGATCTTCAACTGGGCTGAAAAGAAAATCGTCTGGGCTTGGGGGCAGGGGGAGATCTCCGGGCCCCACGATGGCACGCTTCTGCCCAGCGGAAACATCCTCGTCTTTGACAACGGTCTCGACCGGCATTGGTCGCGGGTCGTCGAAGTCGACCCGCTGCGTCGGGAGATCGTATGGGAGTACCACGCAGCCGATCGCGAAAGCCTGTATACGGGAACCCGTGGTGCCTCCCAGCGCCTGCCCAACGGCAATACCCTCATCACGAACTCAAAGTGGGGACGCGTATTCGAGGTGACGCCCGAGGGCGAGACCGTCTGGGATTTTCGCAACCCGATCACGGACACGAGCGGCAGGCCTTCGGTGATTGTGCGTACCCGTCGTCTGCCAGAAATCGACACGCCGGCTCCTCCATTCCCCAGGACGGATACCTCCGGAGGTTGA